One genomic segment of Rubripirellula amarantea includes these proteins:
- a CDS encoding TonB-dependent receptor gives MHFSSATSPTPPTLDTHKKALDVNLDARRYGTFAEIGAGQEVVRWFFRVGAGAGTIAKSMSAYDMKVSDAIYGRASRYVCRERLQAMLDYEHELNLERLRDVRGDTTAFFAFADTVSARNYHGTNECHGWMGIKFQAHPRDEDSEIIIHVRMLDDEAALQQEALGIVGVNLIHGAFNLYHEPELLVNALLDGLSTSRIEIDMIDFSGIAFRHVDNRLMSLKLVELGLTGAAMFSAAGEVLQPSEFFYRKPILVERGSFRPVCNVNLDMLKCAHDEFSQLPNVKDKEVVQVMELTMNNLKSTGSIDMRDFLARADVMASCGMPVLISDYFQYFRLAAYLSRYTKENIAITMGAGSLMDLFDEQYYTGLQGGILESFGRLFKNDLKIYVYPLLDSETGELITCDNLEIKPELKNLYNYLKDRGGISALHNYDPECLKIFSRDVLQRIKNGDSTWESMVPSCVAAVIREKNYFAFRPA, from the coding sequence ATGCACTTTTCATCGGCAACGAGCCCCACTCCTCCCACACTAGACACGCACAAAAAGGCGCTCGACGTCAATCTGGACGCGCGGCGTTACGGCACGTTTGCCGAGATCGGCGCGGGCCAGGAGGTCGTTCGTTGGTTCTTCCGCGTCGGGGCGGGTGCCGGAACGATCGCTAAGAGCATGTCGGCTTACGACATGAAGGTCAGCGATGCGATCTACGGACGAGCCTCACGCTACGTCTGCCGCGAACGGTTGCAAGCGATGCTCGACTACGAGCATGAGCTAAACCTGGAACGACTGCGCGATGTCCGTGGCGATACGACCGCCTTCTTCGCGTTTGCGGATACGGTTTCCGCTCGCAACTATCACGGCACCAACGAGTGCCATGGCTGGATGGGCATCAAGTTCCAAGCTCACCCTCGAGACGAAGACAGCGAAATCATCATCCATGTGCGAATGCTCGATGACGAAGCTGCCTTGCAACAAGAAGCGCTCGGCATCGTTGGAGTGAACCTGATTCATGGTGCGTTCAATCTTTATCACGAACCAGAGCTTCTGGTGAACGCGTTGCTTGATGGATTGTCGACATCGCGAATCGAAATCGACATGATCGACTTCTCAGGAATCGCGTTTCGCCACGTCGACAATCGCCTGATGAGTCTCAAGCTGGTGGAACTAGGTCTGACTGGCGCGGCCATGTTTTCGGCTGCCGGTGAAGTACTTCAACCCTCTGAGTTCTTTTACCGCAAGCCAATCTTGGTCGAGCGAGGAAGTTTTCGGCCGGTGTGCAACGTCAACTTAGACATGCTGAAATGTGCCCACGATGAGTTTTCGCAGCTCCCCAATGTGAAGGACAAAGAAGTCGTTCAAGTCATGGAATTGACGATGAACAACTTGAAGTCGACCGGTTCGATTGACATGCGAGACTTCTTGGCTCGCGCCGATGTGATGGCGTCATGCGGCATGCCGGTCTTGATCTCAGACTACTTTCAGTACTTCCGCCTTGCGGCCTATCTATCGCGTTACACCAAAGAGAACATCGCGATCACGATGGGCGCCGGCAGTCTGATGGACCTCTTCGACGAACAGTATTACACGGGACTGCAGGGTGGAATCCTGGAATCGTTCGGAAGGCTATTTAAGAACGACCTGAAGATCTACGTCTACCCGCTGCTCGATTCAGAAACCGGTGAACTAATCACGTGCGACAATCTCGAGATCAAACCGGAATTGAAGAACCTGTACAACTACCTGAAAGATCGTGGCGGAATCTCGGCACTTCATAATTACGACCCCGAGTGCCTGAAAATCTTTTCTCGTGATGTGCTGCAACGAATCAAGAACGGGGATTCGACTTGGGAATCGATGGTACCGTCCTGTGTCGCCGCCGTCATTCGAGAAAAGAACTACTTTGCTTTCCGACCCGCGTGA
- a CDS encoding PEP-CTERM sorting domain-containing protein, which yields MLKKLSLCAALAASVFASNSSYADVIYELDYNSGSNANYDQADPGGISTKSYTAATGLDGSTALQVDFDTTGNPFSVSYFTNLSSSAVNVATSGNAADYDLSFDIRVEGLDTGVFSVSTQYDLVLNDVTFRGTLNSTTAYQPFSVNLATLTNVGSGTFDLADIGSGTQQFRVALLNAGQRFGNDTNNSYFVDNVRLTELTAVPEPSSLAFMSLAMLGGVTCWRKRRSS from the coding sequence ATGCTAAAAAAACTCTCTCTCTGTGCAGCACTTGCCGCCAGCGTGTTCGCGTCGAATAGCTCTTACGCTGACGTTATCTATGAACTCGATTACAACAGCGGGTCAAACGCTAACTACGACCAAGCTGACCCGGGTGGTATCTCTACTAAGTCATACACGGCTGCCACTGGACTCGATGGATCGACGGCACTGCAGGTTGATTTTGACACCACCGGCAACCCGTTTTCGGTTAGCTACTTCACAAATCTATCGTCATCGGCTGTCAATGTAGCAACCTCTGGCAATGCGGCCGATTATGACCTGTCGTTCGATATTCGCGTTGAAGGACTCGATACAGGCGTTTTCTCAGTTAGTACTCAATACGATCTCGTCCTCAACGATGTAACATTTCGAGGAACGCTGAACAGCACAACGGCTTACCAACCGTTCTCGGTTAATCTGGCCACATTGACAAACGTGGGCAGCGGAACATTTGATCTCGCTGATATTGGTAGTGGTACGCAACAATTCCGAGTTGCATTGCTCAACGCTGGTCAGAGGTTTGGCAACGACACGAATAACTCTTACTTTGTCGATAACGTACGTCTCACCGAATTGACGGCAGTCCCCGAGCCGTCTTCCCTGGCGTTCATGAGCCTGGCCATGCTCGGTGGCGTTACCTGCTGGCGAAAACGACGAAGCTCGTAA
- a CDS encoding CPBP family glutamic-type intramembrane protease, with protein MSETNQKVESSYWPYILPLVSFLALVELSNRTPESWQFAMLVARVIVPLSMLTYFWKRGDYPELKIRFSAMTVVDLLLGISLAGLWIAPYVWFPSLRPDSDSSPFDPAMAGAAMIPAVLSIRMVGYVLVTPVMEELFMRSFLIRFVDVFDDPAKDFRDIAIGKFGWMSFVAVIFVFLATHVPWEWYVMFPWAVITTLWLYVRKDLFALIVVHSATNAAILLSAIFFSDTFSDGSGGTLPLWFFV; from the coding sequence GTGAGCGAGACGAACCAGAAAGTCGAATCTAGCTATTGGCCCTACATATTGCCTTTGGTCTCGTTCCTTGCGTTAGTGGAATTAAGTAACCGAACTCCTGAAAGCTGGCAGTTCGCCATGCTGGTCGCTCGAGTCATCGTCCCGTTAAGCATGTTGACCTACTTTTGGAAACGAGGCGATTACCCCGAGTTGAAGATTCGATTCTCTGCGATGACGGTCGTCGATCTACTACTTGGTATCTCGTTGGCTGGACTTTGGATCGCACCCTACGTTTGGTTTCCAAGCTTGCGTCCCGATTCCGATAGCAGTCCGTTCGATCCTGCGATGGCGGGTGCCGCGATGATTCCGGCGGTGTTGTCCATTCGCATGGTTGGCTACGTCTTGGTCACGCCGGTGATGGAGGAGCTTTTCATGCGCAGTTTTCTGATTCGGTTCGTGGACGTCTTCGACGACCCAGCCAAAGACTTTCGCGACATCGCCATCGGCAAGTTTGGTTGGATGAGTTTCGTCGCGGTCATCTTTGTATTTCTGGCCACGCACGTTCCGTGGGAATGGTACGTCATGTTCCCGTGGGCAGTCATCACGACCCTGTGGCTCTACGTTCGCAAAGATCTGTTCGCATTGATTGTGGTGCACTCGGCCACCAACGCTGCAATTTTGTTGTCGGCCATTTTCTTTAGCGATACATTCAGCGATGGATCTGGTGGAACTCTGCCACTATGGTTCTTCGTCTAG
- a CDS encoding mechanosensitive ion channel domain-containing protein → MIFLVAPVFAVENESSEPHATTTVAEGAALQVVPKATVVSTVRLEPPANAIKRAEHQRSSEALLDEPSQSVSQVTQVSGEGDLTTETSAEVLEEKQVEVATELRIAMLQEEQNAASDGDDSKLPTADASRVDLLKQIDVVIAQQQSATSSSEDHSSQVEALKSTLTRLADGELDSKPPYSIILLDGLKESARNAKSKLASAESSVVSARGAAETAKTTAEERATSLRQLREKADGSNEAEVQIAELEQKLAEEMLVLRRQELSIAEANQVVAKLQLEIDEKKIAIVGDRIVFTQEDLTSKLADLDKSEVELKQQAARLQTELQFAERRWLAARQEADASSVLSPELIERVDSLKISQMAIQNEMSLTNQRLQRLPLLKKAWERRFLVVANQVQRKERNDWADETNEQLEQIAQDRQTRRLKLDELRVSQSTVDAKIDAANGNEEVARWLRAKRDAYDKQAEVYSKSLLALDSSRRTLERLKTQIEGEPGRSVGEIAEDTWTQAKRLWNYELTSIEDTSLTVGKVCSSILMLFFGFLLARWLSHWVGGRLPKWGVDEAAADAIESLSFYALLITLGLTALRYANVPLTVFTFLGGAIAIGIGFGSQNILNNFISGLILLAERPIKVGDLIKIGDTHGNVTKIGARSTQIRTGDNQDIIVPNSSFLENEVTNLTRRDDRQRTSITIGVAYGSDLDAVLRLLARAASEQSGVLERPKPMVWFNDFGDNSLVFQVHFWVQAKNLSQMRMIETGVRLKIDAMFREAEIVIAFPQRDLHIQSPRPIDFRLVTSGPDDADSHSRAA, encoded by the coding sequence ATGATCTTCTTGGTCGCGCCTGTATTTGCAGTCGAAAATGAATCTTCGGAACCTCACGCGACGACTACCGTTGCGGAGGGCGCGGCACTGCAAGTGGTGCCCAAAGCGACTGTTGTATCGACCGTTCGATTAGAGCCGCCCGCCAATGCCATTAAACGCGCGGAGCATCAACGATCTAGTGAGGCCTTGCTTGACGAACCGAGCCAGTCCGTTTCGCAAGTCACTCAAGTGTCGGGCGAAGGCGACCTGACAACCGAAACGTCAGCCGAGGTGCTTGAAGAGAAGCAGGTTGAGGTCGCGACTGAGCTACGTATCGCAATGTTGCAGGAAGAGCAAAACGCAGCCAGCGATGGCGACGATTCCAAGTTGCCAACCGCCGACGCGAGTCGAGTGGATCTCCTCAAACAAATCGACGTGGTCATCGCTCAACAGCAGTCGGCTACGTCGTCTAGTGAAGATCATTCATCGCAAGTGGAAGCTTTGAAGTCCACTTTGACCCGCTTGGCCGATGGTGAACTTGATTCCAAGCCACCCTATTCCATCATACTGCTTGACGGGTTGAAGGAATCGGCTCGCAACGCCAAATCGAAATTAGCTTCGGCCGAGTCATCGGTGGTGTCGGCGCGAGGCGCCGCCGAGACGGCGAAGACGACGGCGGAAGAACGTGCTACGTCGTTGCGACAACTGCGGGAAAAAGCTGATGGTTCCAATGAAGCCGAGGTCCAGATTGCAGAATTGGAACAAAAGCTAGCCGAAGAGATGCTTGTCTTGCGGCGTCAAGAGCTCTCCATCGCCGAAGCGAACCAAGTGGTCGCGAAGTTGCAACTTGAAATCGACGAGAAAAAGATTGCGATCGTTGGTGATCGCATCGTTTTCACGCAAGAGGATTTGACGTCAAAGCTCGCCGATTTGGATAAGAGCGAAGTAGAACTGAAACAACAGGCTGCCCGTCTGCAAACCGAATTGCAGTTTGCCGAGCGCCGATGGCTTGCGGCTCGCCAAGAAGCTGACGCTTCATCCGTGCTTAGCCCCGAGTTGATCGAGCGGGTCGACTCTTTGAAGATTTCGCAGATGGCGATTCAGAACGAAATGTCGTTGACGAATCAACGTTTGCAGCGGCTTCCCTTATTGAAGAAGGCTTGGGAACGCCGATTTCTTGTCGTGGCTAACCAAGTCCAACGCAAGGAACGCAATGATTGGGCGGATGAGACGAATGAACAACTCGAGCAGATCGCTCAGGATCGTCAAACTCGCCGGTTGAAGCTCGATGAGTTGCGAGTGAGCCAATCAACGGTCGACGCGAAGATCGATGCAGCCAATGGAAATGAAGAGGTGGCGCGTTGGTTAAGGGCCAAACGAGACGCCTATGACAAACAAGCCGAGGTGTACAGCAAGAGTCTGCTGGCACTTGATAGTTCTCGACGTACCCTTGAACGACTGAAAACCCAGATCGAAGGCGAGCCCGGGCGATCGGTTGGTGAGATCGCTGAAGATACATGGACTCAGGCAAAACGCCTTTGGAATTACGAACTCACCTCCATCGAAGATACTTCGCTCACCGTGGGCAAGGTATGCAGCAGTATTTTGATGCTGTTCTTCGGGTTTCTGTTGGCACGATGGCTGAGTCATTGGGTGGGCGGTCGGCTCCCGAAGTGGGGCGTCGACGAAGCTGCTGCTGATGCTATTGAATCGCTTAGCTTTTACGCGTTGTTAATCACGCTGGGACTAACGGCGCTTCGCTACGCCAATGTGCCATTGACCGTTTTCACGTTTCTAGGCGGTGCGATCGCAATCGGAATCGGTTTTGGTAGCCAGAACATTCTAAACAACTTCATCAGTGGCTTGATCCTGCTGGCTGAACGCCCAATCAAAGTGGGTGACCTGATCAAAATTGGTGACACGCACGGCAACGTCACCAAAATCGGAGCACGAAGCACACAGATTCGTACCGGTGACAATCAAGACATCATTGTTCCGAACAGTAGCTTTCTGGAAAATGAAGTTACTAACCTGACTCGCCGAGACGATCGACAACGAACCTCGATCACCATTGGTGTGGCGTACGGATCGGACTTGGATGCCGTGCTGCGATTGCTCGCGCGAGCGGCTTCGGAACAAAGTGGCGTATTGGAACGACCCAAGCCGATGGTTTGGTTCAATGACTTCGGCGACAACTCGCTCGTTTTTCAAGTTCACTTTTGGGTTCAGGCGAAGAACCTATCGCAGATGCGTATGATCGAAACGGGCGTACGATTAAAAATTGACGCGATGTTCCGCGAAGCTGAAATCGTGATTGCGTTCCCGCAACGTGACTTGCATATTCAGTCGCCACGACCGATCGACTTTCGCTTGGTTACATCCGGACCAGACGACGCCGATTCACATTCAAGAGCAGCCTAA
- a CDS encoding PEP-CTERM sorting domain-containing protein, translating into MKRFFMAMAAIAMLANTHASAALVISGVVDGTQSGGIPKAIELYATSAIADLSVYSIVRDTNGAGPFDSNVVLPSLALAAGDYFYVSGGGTSTTILNGFGFTVGLEDGIANVNGDDILGIAFAADTSLDDYSNIQDSFGVVAQGDTNFYENSFAIRTGSSPAANPAGVVDAGNFTITPYTDSDFSGPNGFGTFSAVSAVPEPSSYAVLGLIGVVGLVLRRRKQVA; encoded by the coding sequence ATGAAACGATTTTTTATGGCCATGGCGGCAATCGCCATGCTTGCCAACACCCATGCCTCAGCAGCCCTGGTTATATCAGGAGTTGTTGACGGCACCCAGTCGGGGGGAATCCCGAAAGCCATCGAATTGTATGCCACTTCCGCAATCGCGGATTTGTCGGTCTACAGCATCGTTCGTGATACGAATGGTGCCGGCCCTTTCGACAGTAATGTAGTGTTGCCATCGCTAGCCTTGGCTGCGGGAGACTACTTCTATGTGTCTGGAGGTGGTACTTCGACAACAATCCTGAACGGTTTTGGATTCACCGTCGGTCTTGAAGACGGCATTGCCAATGTCAATGGCGATGACATTCTCGGGATCGCATTCGCAGCTGACACCAGCCTCGATGACTACAGTAACATCCAGGATTCATTCGGAGTGGTCGCTCAAGGCGACACCAACTTCTATGAGAATAGCTTTGCTATTCGTACCGGTAGCAGCCCCGCTGCGAACCCCGCTGGAGTAGTTGACGCAGGTAACTTCACGATTACTCCCTACACGGACAGTGATTTCTCAGGCCCTAACGGGTTTGGCACCTTCTCCGCGGTGAGTGCTGTTCCTGAACCAAGTAGCTATGCGGTACTTGGATTGATTGGAGTTGTCGGCCTCGTCTTGCGTCGACGCAAGCAAGTCGCTTAG
- a CDS encoding potassium channel family protein: protein MHDTSSFRKMLVGAGFFCATCIAAVIGYSIAGWSLVDSLYMVVITIFGVGYGEVQPINTPSLKFFTAIIIIAGCSSGIYVVGGFVQMIAEGEIQRALGVRRMSRGIEQTTGHVIICGFGRVGQMLASELKELDEPFVCVDSNPERIAMADELGYLVVTGNAGEEETLERAGIERARVLATVLPDDAANVFITLTARELSEEIEIIARGESTATQRKLVRSGANHIVLPAAIGASKIANMISCPNAASLLTDPKQSERLRSDLHSLGLSIHEYPIDSASNVIGSSLSELQSSCEGGMMVVAIQRADGTLLRNPESNQDIRAGDTLFIVADYTQRVTLTKATQMKRPEMRYRGQHTS, encoded by the coding sequence ATGCACGACACGTCTTCGTTTCGCAAAATGCTTGTCGGCGCGGGCTTCTTTTGCGCAACCTGCATCGCCGCCGTGATCGGATATTCGATCGCAGGATGGTCGCTTGTCGATTCTCTGTACATGGTCGTGATCACGATCTTTGGCGTGGGCTACGGCGAGGTGCAGCCGATCAACACGCCGAGCCTAAAGTTCTTCACCGCGATCATCATCATCGCGGGCTGTTCTTCGGGAATTTACGTCGTGGGTGGGTTTGTGCAGATGATCGCCGAAGGAGAAATTCAACGTGCTTTGGGAGTCAGAAGAATGAGTCGCGGAATTGAACAAACGACCGGTCACGTCATCATCTGTGGCTTTGGAAGAGTCGGCCAAATGCTGGCGAGCGAATTGAAGGAACTCGACGAACCGTTCGTGTGTGTCGATTCGAACCCTGAGCGGATCGCGATGGCCGATGAACTCGGTTACCTCGTTGTCACCGGAAACGCCGGTGAAGAAGAAACGCTGGAACGGGCCGGCATTGAACGAGCCAGAGTGCTGGCGACCGTATTGCCCGACGACGCTGCGAACGTATTCATCACACTCACCGCTCGTGAACTGAGCGAAGAGATTGAAATCATTGCCCGAGGGGAATCCACGGCCACGCAGCGCAAACTTGTTCGCAGCGGAGCCAACCATATTGTCCTGCCTGCCGCGATTGGTGCCTCCAAGATCGCCAACATGATTTCCTGTCCTAACGCGGCTTCGTTGCTGACGGATCCTAAGCAAAGCGAACGATTGCGGTCGGACTTGCATAGCCTTGGCTTGTCGATTCACGAATACCCCATCGACTCAGCCAGCAACGTGATCGGCAGTTCGCTAAGTGAACTGCAATCCTCGTGCGAAGGAGGAATGATGGTCGTCGCCATCCAACGCGCAGACGGCACGTTGCTGCGGAATCCTGAAAGCAACCAGGATATTCGAGCGGGCGATACTCTATTCATCGTCGCGGATTACACCCAGCGAGTCACACTCACGAAAGCCACCCAAATGAAGCGTCCCGAGATGCGATACCGCGGCCAACACACTTCGTAG